Part of the Rothia mucilaginosa genome, ACCGCGCCACGGTCACCGTCTTGCCGGCGTACGCTCCTGTGCGTCGGTTCCCAGCTAAGAAAAGGACCCTACATTGGCTCCCAAGAAGAAGGTCACTGGCCTCATCAAGCTGCAGATCCAGGCAGGCGCCGCTAACCCGGCTCCCCCCGTCGGCCCCGCACTGGGCTCGCACGGTGTGAACATCATGGAGTTCTGCAAGGCATACAACGCTGCAACTGAGTCGCAGCGCGGTAACATCATCCCCGTTGAGATTACCGTCTACGAGGATCGCTCCTTCACCTTCATCACCAAGACTCCTCCGGC contains:
- the rplK gene encoding 50S ribosomal protein L11 — encoded protein: MAPKKKVTGLIKLQIQAGAANPAPPVGPALGSHGVNIMEFCKAYNAATESQRGNIIPVEITVYEDRSFTFITKTPPASQLIKKAAGVAKGSAVPHTTKVGSLTEAQVREIAETKMPDLNANDLDAASKIIAGTARSMGITVE